In Chloroflexota bacterium, the following proteins share a genomic window:
- a CDS encoding sugar phosphate isomerase/epimerase produces the protein MRFGCCTPMENAPLIAQAGYDFIELTVVQHLQPETSDEEWAPTRSALEAMPLPPAAFNVMLPRDLKVVGPDVDPDRVQRYLHTAFQRAALLGGEVIVFGSGGSRNVPDGFPQARAWDQLIQFIRWAGDAAQAVGMQVAIEPLNRGECNIINSVAEALDLAQASSHPAVRVLADLYHIVVENEPMSHIATVGDMLAHVHVADTGRRYPGSGSYPYPEFLSTLKAIDYDQRISVECRWEDLASESRMALQFLREAWARA, from the coding sequence ATGCGATTCGGATGTTGCACGCCAATGGAGAATGCGCCGCTCATCGCACAGGCCGGATACGACTTCATCGAGCTCACCGTGGTCCAACACCTGCAACCCGAGACGTCCGATGAGGAGTGGGCCCCCACCCGCTCCGCCCTGGAGGCGATGCCCCTGCCCCCGGCAGCGTTCAACGTCATGCTCCCTCGGGACCTGAAGGTGGTCGGCCCAGACGTAGATCCCGACCGTGTACAACGATATCTCCATACTGCTTTCCAGCGCGCCGCCCTCCTGGGGGGCGAGGTCATCGTCTTCGGGTCCGGCGGATCCCGCAACGTGCCCGACGGATTCCCACAGGCGAGGGCCTGGGATCAACTCATCCAATTCATCCGCTGGGCCGGCGACGCGGCCCAGGCGGTGGGCATGCAGGTCGCGATCGAGCCGCTCAACCGTGGGGAGTGCAACATCATCAACTCGGTGGCAGAGGCCCTGGACCTGGCCCAGGCGTCCAGCCACCCGGCCGTGAGGGTGCTGGCCGACCTTTACCACATCGTCGTGGAGAACGAGCCCATGAGCCACATCGCCACCGTTGGCGACATGCTGGCTCACGTGCACGTGGCGGACACGGGACGCCGCTATCCTGGCAGTGGCTCTTACCCCTACCCGGAATTCCTGAGCACGCTCAAGGCCATCGACTATGACCAGCGCATCTCGGTGGAATGCCGCTGGGAAGATCTCGCCTCGGAGAGCCGGATGGCGCTGCAATTCCTGCGGGAGGCATGGGCCCGGGCGTAA
- a CDS encoding ABC transporter permease has translation MVTRRRLTWSGMLLRWEWLLVVLLILVCVINASLSPYFLDVRNLFDMTFNFMERAIIALPMAFIIISANIDLSVASILAMSTVLMAVIFQKGVNIWLASLLGLGIGTLAGWVNGVLTAKVRLPSLVVTLGTYALYRGVAYVVLGDKAVTGYPAEFTYLGQGYIPGTPVPVPLVLFSVLAVLFGLVLHRTTFGRYVFAIGSNELACRYSGVAVDRIKIILFMVAGFMSALAGIILAARFGSTRPNIATGFELDVITAVVLGGVDIFGGQGNMVGVVLALFLIGVVRYGMSLKNVPGQVQTTVVGMLLIVAILLPQLLRRLAARRPSA, from the coding sequence ATGGTGACCCGACGACGCCTGACGTGGAGCGGGATGCTGCTGCGTTGGGAATGGCTGTTGGTGGTCCTCCTGATCCTGGTGTGCGTGATCAACGCGTCCCTTTCCCCGTATTTCCTGGACGTCCGCAACCTGTTCGATATGACGTTCAACTTCATGGAGCGGGCGATCATCGCCCTGCCCATGGCGTTTATCATCATCAGCGCGAACATCGACCTCTCCGTGGCATCCATCCTGGCGATGTCCACGGTGCTTATGGCCGTCATCTTTCAAAAGGGAGTGAACATCTGGCTGGCTTCCCTGTTGGGCTTGGGGATTGGCACATTGGCCGGCTGGGTCAACGGCGTGTTGACGGCGAAGGTCCGATTGCCCTCCCTGGTGGTGACCCTGGGCACGTATGCGCTTTATCGGGGCGTCGCTTACGTGGTGCTGGGGGACAAGGCGGTGACCGGCTACCCCGCCGAGTTCACCTATCTGGGACAGGGGTACATCCCGGGGACGCCCGTGCCCGTGCCGTTGGTGCTCTTCTCCGTGCTGGCCGTGCTTTTTGGCTTGGTGTTGCACCGAACCACGTTCGGGCGTTATGTGTTCGCCATCGGCAGCAACGAGCTGGCCTGCCGTTACTCCGGCGTGGCGGTGGACCGCATTAAGATCATCCTCTTCATGGTGGCCGGCTTCATGTCCGCGCTGGCGGGGATCATCCTGGCGGCCCGCTTCGGCAGCACCCGGCCCAACATCGCCACGGGATTTGAGCTGGACGTCATCACGGCGGTGGTCCTGGGCGGGGTGGATATCTTCGGCGGCCAGGGGAATATGGTCGGGGTCGTGCTGGCGCTGTTCCTGATCGGCGTCGTTCGCTACGGGATGAGCCTGAAGAACGTGCCAGGTCAGGTGCAGACCACCGTAGTCGGTATGCTCCTCATCGTGGCGATTCTCCTACCTCAGCTTTTGCGTCGCTTGGCCGCCAGACGGCCGAGCGCTTGA
- the rhaS gene encoding rhamnose ABC transporter substrate-binding protein — translation MKHRMVFALLAMVTVVALLAACAPPATPVPQQAPAEKAAGGYKIAIVVKNLGNPFFEAVNRGAQEAAKELGDEIIFQGPATPTAEGQIEIIDALIAQKVDAIAVSANDPDALVPVGKKAMDAGIVMISFDSGIAPAGRQLHISQADMETIGRVQVQMIAEQIGYEGQIAILSAASTMTNQNTWIEWMKEELKDPKYSKMELVAIVYGDDLREKSYNEAQGLFKSYPDLKGIISPTTVGIAATARALQDAGLCGKIKLTGLGLPSEMAEYVKNGCCEEFALWNPVDLGYLTAYVAHRMLAGEITGKAGETFEAGRLGEYTIQADGDDVYIVLGPPFRFNAENIDEWAKVY, via the coding sequence ATGAAACATCGGATGGTCTTTGCGCTGCTGGCGATGGTGACGGTAGTCGCTCTGTTGGCCGCCTGTGCCCCGCCTGCGACGCCTGTGCCTCAGCAGGCCCCTGCGGAGAAGGCGGCCGGGGGATACAAGATCGCCATCGTGGTGAAGAACCTGGGGAACCCCTTCTTCGAGGCGGTGAACCGTGGGGCCCAGGAGGCGGCGAAGGAGCTGGGTGATGAGATCATCTTCCAGGGGCCGGCGACCCCCACGGCCGAGGGGCAGATCGAGATCATCGACGCTCTGATCGCCCAGAAGGTGGACGCCATCGCCGTCTCGGCGAACGATCCCGATGCCCTGGTCCCCGTGGGCAAGAAGGCCATGGACGCTGGCATCGTGATGATCAGCTTTGACTCGGGCATCGCCCCGGCCGGGCGCCAGCTCCACATCAGCCAGGCGGACATGGAGACCATCGGTCGGGTGCAGGTCCAGATGATCGCCGAGCAGATCGGCTATGAGGGCCAGATCGCGATCCTCAGCGCGGCCTCCACCATGACGAACCAGAACACCTGGATCGAGTGGATGAAGGAGGAGCTGAAGGATCCGAAGTACTCGAAGATGGAGCTGGTGGCCATCGTCTACGGCGATGACCTGCGTGAGAAGAGCTACAACGAGGCCCAGGGGCTGTTCAAGTCCTATCCGGACCTCAAGGGCATCATCTCGCCGACGACCGTGGGCATCGCCGCGACGGCTCGAGCGCTTCAGGATGCCGGCCTGTGCGGCAAGATCAAGCTGACCGGCCTGGGGCTCCCCAGCGAGATGGCCGAGTACGTCAAGAACGGCTGCTGCGAGGAGTTCGCCCTGTGGAACCCGGTGGATCTGGGGTATCTGACGGCCTACGTGGCCCATCGGATGCTCGCCGGCGAGATCACCGGGAAGGCGGGAGAGACCTTTGAGGCCGGCCGGTTGGGCGAGTACACCATCCAGGCCGACGGCGACGACGTGTACATCGTGCTCGGGCCTCCGTTCCGCTTCAACGCGGAGAACATCGACGAGTGGGCGAAGGTGTACTGA